In Thiohalobacter sp., the genomic stretch CGAGGAGCTGGCGTTGCCGCCGGTGAAGATTCACTGTTCGGTGCTGGCCGAGGACGCGATCAAGGCGGCCATCGGCGACTACCAGCGCAAGCACGCCGACCACACCGACAGCGCGGAAAGCGCCTGATCGCAAAGGACACGAGGGAGCGGAAGATGGCTGTCACTCTGACCGAAAAGGCCGCTGAACACGTGCGCAACTTTCTCGCCAATCGCGGCAAGGGTGTCGGGCTGCGCCTGGGCGTGCGCACCTCGGGCTGTTCCGGCATGGCCTATGTGCTGGAGTTCTGCGACCAGATCGAACCCGAGGACGAGGTGTTCGAGTCGCACGGGGTGAAGGTGGTGGTGAATCCGAAGAGTCTGCCCTATCTGGACGGCACCGAGCTGGACTACGGCAAGGAAGGCCTGAACGAGGGCTTCAAGTTCAACAACCCCAACGTGAAGGACAGCTGCGGCTGCGGCGAGAGCTTCAACGTCTGACATCCCCCGGGGTGTGCGTTGTGCCCGGGTAGCCGATGACCCGATGGATCTGACCCAGGATCATTTTTCGTTGTTCGGTCTGCCGGCAGGCTACGAGCTGGATCGGGAGGCGCTGGAGGCGCGGTTTCGCGAACTGCAGCGCGCCGTGCATCCCGACCGCTTTGCCTCGGCCAGCGATCAGGAGCGGCGGCTCGCCATGCAGAAGGCGGCGCAGGTCAACGAGGCCTACCGGGTGCTGCGTGACCCGCTGGCGCGCGCGCGCTACCTGCTGGAACTGCGCGGACACGCCTTCGACGACGAGCGATCCACCCATCAGGATCCGGAGTTCCTGATGGAACAGATGGAACTGCGCGAGGCGCTGGGCGAGGTGCGCGAGCAGAGCGATCCGCTGGGGGCGCTGGATGGCCTGATGCGGCGCATCCAGGCGCGCCTCGATGCACTGGAGACCGAGCTGGCCGCGGTGCTGGCCGATGCGCAGGCGACGGATGCCGCGGCCGAGCTGGTCCAGCGCATGCAGTTCTTCCGCAAGCTGGAACAGGAAGCCGAGGCGCTGGAGACGGCGCTCGACGAATACTGAACAGATGCAAGCGCCGGCCGCAGGTCGGCCGGGACAGGACATGGCATTACTGCAGATATCGGAACCCGGGCAGTCGACGGCCCCGCACCAGCACCGGCTGGCCGCGGGCATCGACCTGGGCACCACCAATTCGCTGGTCGCCACCGTGCGCAGCGGGCAGGCGGAGACCCTGCCTGATGCGGCGGGTCGTCACCTGCTGCCCTCGGTGGTGCGCTACCTGCCCGACGGTCAGGTGGTGGTCGGCCACGAGGCGCTGGCGGCCGCGGCCGAGGACCCGCTGAACACCATTGCCTCGGTCAAGCGTTTCATGGGGCGTGGCGTGGAGGACGTGCGTCATCTCGGTAGCCGCCTGCCCTATGAATTCGTTGCAGGCGATTCCGGCATGCCGCGCATCCGTACCGTCGCCGGCGACGTCAGTCCGGTCGAGGTGTCGGCCGAGATCCTCAAGACGCTGCGCGAACGCGCCGAGCAGACACTGGGTGGCGAACTGGTCGGGGTGGTGATCACTGTGCCGGCCTATTTCGACGATGCGCAGCGCCAGGCGACCAAGGACGCCGCCCGCCTGGCGGGGCTCAATGTGCTGCGTCTGCTCAACGAGCCGACCGCCGCGGCCGTGGCCTATGGCCTGGACCGCAAGGGCGAGGGCGTGATCGTGGTCTACGATCTCGGTGGCGGCACCTTCGATGTC encodes the following:
- a CDS encoding iron-sulfur cluster assembly scaffold protein, with the translated sequence EELALPPVKIHCSVLAEDAIKAAIGDYQRKHADHTDSAESA
- the iscA gene encoding iron-sulfur cluster assembly protein IscA — its product is MAVTLTEKAAEHVRNFLANRGKGVGLRLGVRTSGCSGMAYVLEFCDQIEPEDEVFESHGVKVVVNPKSLPYLDGTELDYGKEGLNEGFKFNNPNVKDSCGCGESFNV
- the hscB gene encoding Fe-S protein assembly co-chaperone HscB; translation: MDLTQDHFSLFGLPAGYELDREALEARFRELQRAVHPDRFASASDQERRLAMQKAAQVNEAYRVLRDPLARARYLLELRGHAFDDERSTHQDPEFLMEQMELREALGEVREQSDPLGALDGLMRRIQARLDALETELAAVLADAQATDAAAELVQRMQFFRKLEQEAEALETALDEY